One stretch of Plutella xylostella chromosome 15, ilPluXylo3.1, whole genome shotgun sequence DNA includes these proteins:
- the LOC105397529 gene encoding protein transport protein Sec16A isoform X1: MSWTKRGGAGAAPGPAAAQPYGTEPNMYQNYQTSNMAAPPQQPQQYWAPPAQPQPAPAYNQQYGQVYQQDYGANNANQAYPQYNQNYANQTYSQAAPQPPYQQNYYSNQAVQQQQNYGQPPANVKQDGWEDNWDWGWEDSAKQQGLAQQQVAPPHSLPQQPPAFNNANVIEESFSSSNTWNWAMEDKKEAAGVPAPALAAPAAQPPAPAPAPVPPGATPDQLSRAASATSEHNSQRSASNQSAQSAAEEVRTLNDKEIIKERLPTLALGKRFHLENLTPQWSIESQMSQESSDGVQTHSESTYLSENQSRNSNSSPVNAENYNSHSGFEVNNAEWAQHSPEELTQTDNSQTNYIQEDHEDIASSLQEMSIASRDTPSVTSAHSMHEERPAPEPAPPPAVAPPPAANPPPDAAQPPAAALPPAVAAPPAVAPPLATAPPQNAPPLLPPPPTSAPQPLPPPSTSNLNMAAGTNPFKNAGGFSHKPASMSSAAPSPSPFVQVDDAAPPPLARLESPAAVARAQPPPAQYGANLETTPDNSERPDAPPAPRRAPAPRAAPPPPDNLEVAPQHDRNQYLQTAHLSDYENTDFSGPAPPPGLRRMVLGQHEGAGGEGPPPGLARMVPGQTTERGYEGGYPDRRADGQPTDYGAAPRQYPSYAPPSYSPEQRVVTGGALEYPAPPAADQREGAVEGENLQDAGPAPPAPAADPAPPSRRHSAARTSGEDSERAPRRERDAARGAGREGGRDARHARDDRSPDRRRDRDRDHRPRDDSAERRRRRRRAGRKYDTEDTDYYSDRERDRRRYREGSYASKPPRPEDKERRHRDERDRTRRYNTAERDGASRYTAERDGASRYGTVERDRRYEDERDGGSRRRSDRDRDRYQRKYRDIDPGNKYGNIRKEEDERRRGDVSPPSRPHSREAPTDDDLNASASLRRRHRRRPNYDPYMELSDPYELQRRQYEYYEQLRRSDPAAYMQVYQQLMAGETPYIPPHKLYPLGYGPLSRAEESRGSVHSGRSSANGLAGKDTRSEVAARRRRDAPSVATDYSDRDLNTDASLNLQLDSSTVRSDRLTPFRFSTAHVKGSIRGTRLVLVLAAGPVDAASPVRLLDVAAALQHDPAHRQLSEYPGPLVKGVTHKKSVIEYCSARAAEASSEQRDPLGRALLWRLLALLLTQNGTVVGADIAELLMQSARDHPHQPPAPAGKHARNGRSGSSLGSERSRDRSAAASPALETNDNDAGPVEVLAPLLATSSKAQIPEEQALQQYRTLLLAGDRLQALEYAMSADLWGHALHLSLHVPRRARAAAAAAFLARLAPADPLLTLYHGLGAQPPPAATCVSDARWGDWRPHAAILLANSGLRPDHEQRTLIQMGDSLMSRGLLYSAQFIYLSVGVPFSPHPLAPLSAPAPRAAPPRLALLLADSRAHKLQAFATNEAIFATEIYEYAMSLNQEFVMDDLHVYKFLLTTRLVDAGLYARALAYCERIARDVTRRPPRAAPALPARLAALADRLKYHEPQLDEDAAASGESEASPRHQWQDDIRQLADTLQNSAHSTPAHAPPAAAAAAAPGYEQYQWGETTSQYQQPAPAAAPADYPSYSADQTYSYNEDWYGREDQTATQETNYNPEETTYAREEQSYARDDQSYAREDQSYAPEEQSYAKTEDQPTYGESYNQWQGESTYGYNEAPSISMPGAAPPARPSLYTDYDEPHTDEKQPASTDKSKKEDAKSKEDTAKAQKGGGWLGGILTKLSLRAPNQMILPDDKNPTIVWDPETKRWKNTDGTSDEAERAPPPPPRATPQQMSAAAPPAPGAPPAPGAPPAPGAAAPPAPAAGPAPPVSNIFKMQKGRHIKKSYVDVFNPGGAPAPAPPPAELLPPAPAAAPPSYFVPAPMHHAQSGYSESTTEEAQSQWGH, from the exons ATGTCGTGGACGAAGCGCGGGGGAGCGGGCGCGGCCCCGGGCCCCGCCGCGGCGCAG cCTTATGGAACAGAACCAAACATGTATCAGAACTATCAGACAAGTAATATGGCAGCACCTCCACAGCAGCCCCAGCAGTACTGGGCGCCACCAGCGCAGCCGCAGCCTGCGCCTGCTTACAACCAGCAGTATGGCCAGGTCTACCAGCAAGATTATGGTGCCAATAATGCCAATCAGGCCTACCCACAATACAACCAGAACTATGCCAACCAGACCTACAGCCAGGCTGCCCCGCAGCCTCCCTACCAACAGAACTACTATTCAAATCAGGCTGTGCAACAACAACAGAATTATGGCCAGCCCCCGGCTAATGTCAAACAGGATGGCTGGGAGGACAACTGGGACTGGGGCTGGGAGGACTCCGCCAAGCAGCAGGGCCTGGCACAGCAGCAGGTAGCCCCGCCACACTCCCTGCCACAACAGCCACCTGCTTTCAACAATGCCAATGTTATTGAGGAGAGTTTCTCATCCTCCAACACTTGGAATTGGGCCATGGAAGATAAGAAGGAGGCAGCGGGTGTGCCAGCCCCCGCCCTCGCAGCGCCGGCCGCTCAGCCCCCCGCACCCGCTCCTGCGCCGGTGCCGCCCGGCGCCACGCCCGACCAGCTCAGCCGCGCCGCCAGCGCCACTAGTGAACACAACAGCCAAAGAAGTGCCAGCAACCAATCAGCACAGAGTGCGGCCGAGGAGGTCAGAACACTGAATGATAAAGAAATCATCAAGGAAAGGTTACCAACTCTAGCTCTAGGAAAGAGGTtccatttagaaaatttaacACCTCAATGGTCTATAGAGTCCCAGATGTCCCAGGAGTCTAGTGATGGAGTGCAAACTCACTCTGAGAGCACCTACCTGAGCGAGAATCAATCTAGGAATTCAAATTCAAGTCCTGTGAATGCAGAAAATTACAATTCACACTCAGGTTTTGAAGTAAATAATGCAGAATGGGCCCAACACTCGCCCGAGGAGCTCACTCAAACTGATAACagtcaaacaaattatatccAGGAGGATCATGAGGACATAGCTAGCTCACTGCAGGAGATGAGTATTGCCAGCCGGGACACCCCGTCCGTGACCTCAGCACACTCCATGCACGAAGAGCGGCCGGCGCCGGAGCCAGCCCCGCCCCCCGCTGTCGCCCCGCCCCCTGCTGCAAACCCGCCCCCCGATGCCGCCCAGCCCCCTGCTGCTGCCCTGCCCCCCGCGGTAGCCGCGCCACCTGCAGTGGCTCCCCCTCTGGCTACAGCGCCGCCACAAAACGCGCCGCCGCTGCTGCCGCCTCCACCCACGTCAGCCCCGCAACCACTGCCTCCGCCATCTACATCGAACCTCAACATGGCTGCCGGGACCAATCCCTTCAAGAATGCTGGCGGGTTCTCGCATAAGCCCGCATCTATGAGCAGCGCCGCGCCGTCGCCCAGCCCCTTCGTGCAGGTGGAcgacgccgcgccgccgccgctggcgCGCCTGGAGTCGCCGGCGGCCGTGGCGCGCGCGCAGCCCCCGCCCGCGCAGTACGGGGCCAACCTGGAGACCACGCCCGACAACTCCGAGCGGCCGgacgcgccccccgcgccgcgccgcgcccccgcgccccgcgccgcccccccgccccccgaCAACCTAGAGGTGGCGCCGCAGCACGACCGCAACCAGTACCTGCAGACCGCGCACCTCTCCGACTACGAGAACACGGACTTCAgcggccccgcgccgccgcccggccTGCGCCGCATGGTGCTGGGCCAGCACgagggcgcggggggcgaggGGCCGCCGCCCGGCCTGGCGCGCATGGTGCCCGGCCAGACCACGGAGCGCGGCTACGAGGGCGGCTACCCGGACCGCCGGGCGGACGGCCAGCCCACGGACTacggcgccgcgccgcgccagTACCCCTCCTACGCGCCGCCCTCCTACAGCCCCGAGCAGCGCGTGGTGACGGGCGGCGCGCTGGAGtaccccgcgccgcccgccgccgacCAGCGCGAGGGCGCCGTGGAGGGGGAAAACCTGCAGGACGCgggccccgcgccccccgcccccgccgccgacCCCGCGCCGCCCTCGCGCCGCCACTCCGCCGCGCGCACGAGCGGCGAGGACtcggagcgcgcgccgcggcggGAGCGGgacgcggcgcggggcgcggggcgggagGGTGGGCGCGACGCCCGCCACGCGCGCGACGACCGCTCGCCCGACCGCCGCCGCGACCGCGACCGCGACCACCGCCCGCGCGACGACAGCGccgagcgccgccgccgccgccgccgcgccggacGCAAGTACGACACCGAGGACACCGACTACTACAGCGACCGCGAGCGCGACCGCAG GCGGTACCGCGAGGGCTCGTACGCGTCGAAGCCGCCGCGGCCCGAGGACAAGGAGCGCCGCCACCGCGACGAGCGAGACCGCACGCGCCGGTACAACACCGCCGAGCGGGACGGAGCTAGTCGCTACACCGCCGAGCGGGACGGAGCTAGCCGCTACGGCACGGTGGAGCGAGACAGGAGATACGAGGACGAGCGGGACGGGggcagccgccgccgctcggACCGCGACCGCGACCGCTACCAGCGCAAGTACCGCGACATCGACCCCGGGAACAAGTACGGGAACATCAGGAAGGAGGAGGACGAGCGGCGCAGAG GCGATGTGTCGCCGCCGTCGCGGCCGCACTCGCGCGAGGCGCCCACCGACGACGACCTCAACGCCAGCGCCAGcctgcgccgccgccaccgccgccgccccaaCTACGACC CGTACATGGAGCTGTCGGACCCGTACGAGCTGCAGCGGCGCCAGTACGAGTACTACGAGCAGCTGCGCCGCAGCGACCCCGCCGCCTACATGCAG gtgtACCAGCAACTCATGGCAGGCGAGACGCCCTACATTCCGCCGCACAAGCTCTATCCATTAG GCTACGGCCCGCTGAGCCGCGCGGAGGAGTCCCGCGGCTCCGTGCACTCGGGCCGCTCCAGTGCCAACGGGCTCGCCGGCAAGGACAC TCGCAGCGaggtggcggcgcggcggcggcgggacgCTCCTTCCGTGGCCACCGACTACTCTGACAG AGACTTGAACACGGACGCGTCGCTGAACCTGCAGCTGGACTCGTCCACGGTGCGCTCCGACCGCCTCACGCCATTCCGCTTCTCCACCGCACACGTTAAG GGCAGCATACGAGGCACACGGCTGGTGCTGGTGCTGGCGGCCGGGCCGGTGGATGCTGCCTCCCCGGTGCGCCTGCTGGACGTGGCCGCCGCGCTGCAACACGACCCCGCGCACAGACAGCTTAGTGAATACCCGGGACCGCTCGTTAAAG GCGTGACTCACAAGAAGAGCGTGATCGAGTACTGCAGCGCCCGCGCAGCTGAGGCGAGCAGCGAGCAGCGCGACCCGCTCGGCCGCGCGCTGCTGTGGCGGCTGCTCGCGCTGCTGTTGACGCAGAACGGG ACGGTGGTGGGCGCGGACATCGCGGAGCTGCTGATGCAGAGCGCGCGCGACCACCCGCAccagccgcccgcgcccgcagGCAAGCACGCCAGGAACG GTCGGTCGGGGTCGTCGCTGGGCTCGGAGCGCTCGCGGGACcgctccgccgccgcctcgcccGCGCTCGAGACCAACGACAACGACGCAG GTCCAGTGGAGGTGCTGGCGCCGCTGCTGGCCACTTCATCAAAGGCCCAGATCCCCGAGGAGCAGGCGCTGCAGCAGTACCGGACGCTGCTGCTGGCCGGAGACCGTCTGCAGGCACTCG AGTACGCGATGTCGGCGGACCTATGGGGGCACGCGCTGCACCTGTCTCTGCACGtgccgcgccgcgcgcgcgccgccgccgccgccgccttccTGGCGCGCCTGGCGCCCGCCGACCCGCTGCTCACGCTGTACCACGGCCTGGGCGcgcagccgccgcccgccgccacc TGCGTGTCGGACGCGCGGTGGGGCGACTGGCGGCCGCACGCCGCCATCCTGCTGGCCAACAGCGGCCTGCGTCCCGACCACGAGCAGCGCACGCTCATACAGATGG GTGACAGCCTGATGTCCCGCGGCCTCCTCTACTCGGCTCAGTTCATCTACTTATCCGTGGGCGTGCCGTTTTCCCCGCACCCCCTCGCCCCTCTctccgcccccgcgccccgcgccgcgcccccgcgcctgGCGCTGCTGCTGGCCGACAGTCGCGCCCACAAGCTGCAAGCCTTCGCGACGAATGAAGCCATCTTTGCCACGGAGATCTATGAATACGCCATGTCGCTGAATCAGGAGTTCGTTATGGATGATTTGCAT GTGTACAAGTTCCTGCTGACGACGAGGCTGGTGGACGCGGGGCTGTACGCGCGCGCGCTGGCGTACTGCGAGCGCATAGCACGGGACGTgacgcgccgcccgccccgcgccgcgcccgccctgCCCGCGCGCCTGGCCGCCCTGGCCGACAG ACTGAAGTACCACGAGCCTCAGCTGGACGAGGACGCGGCGGCGTCGGGCGAGAGCGAGGCGTCGCCGCGGCACCAGTGGCAGGACGACATCCGCCAGCTGGCCGACACGCTGCAG AACTCGGCGCACAGCACGCCCGCgcacgcgccgcccgccgccgccgccgccgccgcgcccggctACGAACAGTACCAGTGGGGGGAGACAACG TCGCAGTACCAgcagcccgcgcccgccgccgcgcccgccgacTACCCCTCGTACTCCGCCGACCAGACCTACTCGTACAACGAGGACTGGTACGGACGAGAAGACCAGACTGCCACTCAGGAGACCAACTACAACCCTGAAGAGACCACCTATGCCAGAGAGGAACAGAGCTATGCAAGGGATGACCAGAGTTACGCGAGGGAAGATCAGAGCTATGCCCCCGAGGAGCAGAGCTATGCGAAGACGGAGGACCAGCCGACGTACGGAGAGTCGTACAACCAGTGGCAGGGCGAGTCTACCTACGGCTATAATGAG GCGCCGTCGATCAGCATGCcgggcgccgcgccgcccgcccgccccagCCTGTATACCGACTACGACGAACCACACACGGACGAGAAACAG CCGGCGAGCACGGACAAGAGCAAGAAGGAGGATGCTAAGAGCAAGGAGGACACTGCCAAGGCGCAGAAGGGCGGCGGCTGGCTCGGGGGCATCCTCACCAAGCTGAGCCTGCGCGCGCCGAATCAGATGATCCTGCCTGATGACAAGAACCCCACC ATCGTGTGGGACCCGGAGACGAAGCGCTGGAAGAACACAGACGGCACCAGCGACGAGGcggagcgcgcgccgccgccgcctccgcgcGCCACGCCACAGCAAAT GTCCGCAGCGGCGCCGCCTGCCCCCGGAGCGCCCCCGGCCCCCGgagcgccccccgcgccgggagcggccgcgccccccgcccccgccgccggccccgcgccccccgtcTCCAACATCTTCAAGATGCAGAAGGGTAGAC ACATAAAGAAGTCGTACGTGGACGTGTTCAACCCCGGcggcgcgcccgcccccgccccgccccccgccgaGCTGctgccgcccgcccccgccgccgcgccgcccagcTACTTCGTGCCCGCGCCCATGCACCATGCGCAG AGTGGCTACTCCGAGTCGACCACCGAGGAGGCGCAGT CGCAGTGGGGCCACTGA